In Papaver somniferum cultivar HN1 chromosome 9, ASM357369v1, whole genome shotgun sequence, the genomic stretch GAAAGAGTGAACCCACTATGGGAAAATGAAAAAAGAGCACTACACGGAAAACGGTCTCCCGTGAGAAAAAAAATTTGAAGCAAAACGGGGGACAGTCCAccgttaacaaaaaaaaatcaaaatttaataATAACATAAGAATGGGAGGGAAACCTTAACATTCAAAAAACAGAATTTAAACATTcacgggggacagtcccccgtgAGATAGTGAAAAATGTTATaaacgggggactgtcccccgtccAACCCAGATTTTCTTCTACTAACGGAACACTGTTTTCCgtttgttattattttgtatgacgggggacagtcccccgtctaGTGTTCCACTCCCAACCACTCGTTCAAATGAACACGTGCATGAACGTGTTTGGATAAAAAAGGGGCTAAAAACTACCCATAAAAATCTTTAATTTGGTCTAATTGGTAGTGCACTCCTTCATTTGAAAGAGTGACACTACCCATGGGATTTGCTCTACGAGTGTTTTGCCATGAAATGATATTAGAGTTTATCTTCCATTGGATGAGAATGCATATGATATCTGGAAGAAGAAAAATGTCAGTCAACGGTTTCATCTCCCCGACAGGTTTTAAAACCTTAGCTATCGCTTTGGCCTTTGGCAGAGCAAAGctctgaattttgtttctttcttttttgatttttcattttttccccTTACCAATTTATTTATTGTAATAACCTCTCTCTTTAACCAAGAACCGTTAAAACATTTTTTTACTACACAAATATCAAGGGATTAGTAATTACCATTTCCAGTTGATTAGTTGCACATGGTGGTCCTTGACTCTATCGAATCAAACGTTCTCTAATTGGCTAATTAAGGAAATCATTAATTTAATCTAATTAATTACATTATCTTAAAACCTTCTTCAATAAGATCATCACCCTACAATGCTTTGCCAAGATAtaatttcaaggatcaatcatcAATCTTTTTCAAAACACCATCATTaattatggttttttttttttggaaatttgagcattttgtttctttttaccgGCGTTGAATTGACTATGGATTGGTCATTTGTCGAATTTACGAAATCAACCTCACGTGAGCACATCTTGGAAGTGTGAAGTTCTAATTTACATGAGTAAAGTGAGAAGTAAATTATTTTGTTCCACAAAGTTATCGTTTTGACTTTTAGAAATCGTTTGAGACCCGAAATCCAAATTGATTTTTGGCTTTCcgatttctaaaaataaaaaaataacttgTGATACCAATTCAAACAAGTTATTAGATCCTCGTATCATAACATTCACTTAATGATATAACATTTCCTAGCAAGTGGGTTTAGGCTCCGTGGTTGAAGTTATTGCTATTCCACGCCATGCCACAACCACCAATTTTAACACCCTGAGCCTGGAGGGCAAAGTAGAACCAAAAAGTGAAGAAAGCCATCTTTATAGTTTGCACTCCAtgttaaaaaattaaaaactttATAAATGTGGGTATTTTGGACAAAGCTGTCCTTATCTGAATCTCAGTTTCAGACAACATTAACATCAATGGAAAAGATATCTTAACTTAAAAAACAACACATTTTTAAGATTTCCTTCTCTCCATCCCATTGATTTATGAGATTACAGTGTCTTGTTATCTGTCTCTCTTGACTTTTATTCCCAGATTCTTTCATCTCTGCCGCCATTACTACTCATACTAAAAGTAACCCTCACTTCCATTTCTTCGAAAATCTCTGTTTTGCTTTGTACTACATTTTAGAGATTCTCGGGATGTGCAATTGTATATGAGTTTCTGGGTCTGTAAATGAAAACTGACTGCACAATGAGTGAAGAAATGATGTTTGAAATGGATAGAAGCACTACCGAAGAAGGTgatcttgaagaagaaaaagCTGTAGAAATTAACAGTAATAACAAAAGAGACAGACCCTTGTCAGAAAATGTGCAGTCAATCTCACCAGTTTTTTCATCTGCTTCTTCTGATTTTAAGAGAAGAAGTAGAGGAAGACCTAAAGGTTCTGGTAACAGACAACTGCTTGCTTCTCTTGGTAAGTAAATGTTTTTATTAATCTAAGCAACAGATTTGTTTTTGTCCGTGTTTTTGAGGGTTGATTTTAAATGGGTTCTAGATTTACAAAATAATGACAGTGATTATAGATGAATTTTTGCTAATTAAGTTGGTTTCTTAAGGGTCCTAAGGTTGATTGTGTGGAGAGCCCTTTAAACTATATCCCATAGGGTTCACTAATGTGGAGAGTCTTTGTTAGTGACAATGGTAGAAATAACTCAAATGAGCTAAACAATTGCACTTTCTTATGCTATGGTGTAATTTTATTTGGAGAATGTAGTTTCGTCTCACGTTGAAGTAAATTGATTGTTGAAGGTGAATGGGTATCTAATTCAGCAGGAGGAAAGTTCTTACCACATGTAGTGACAATAGATTCAGGGGAGGTAATGTCTCAATTGTACAATGAAAATGTTTTTGAGTTTGCAAATATTTATGCTTCGATGGTAATGTGACTTCAAAGGTGATGCCATTTTTTGTTGGTTACTTGTAGGATATTGCTGCAAAGATAATATCATTTTCTCGCAAGGGTCCTCGGGCCATCTGCATTCTTTCTGCTAATGGAGCTGTTTCCAATGTTACTATTCGCCAACCTGGTTCTTACAGTGGTATCTTGTCATTTGAGGCATGTTCCTGAAATTGTTCGTATCGTTTATTGTTTACTCGAAATTGGATATCTGGTTCTAGTAACAAAACTTTTTCTTGTCTGCCTTGGTAGTTCTTAGATGGTGGTCCAGATTTCACTATTTGGCCTTTTCTTGGCTTTTCATGGCTTTCATGAATTTCTGTCTCATTTAAATTGATGGTCTGGACTCTGGCTACCTTGGTTTATGCAGGGAAGTTTCGAGATATTGTCTTTAACAGGTTCCTTCACCATCAACAGTGCGGGTGGAGTTCGCAGCAGAACTGGTGGGTTAAGTGTCTCGTTGGCTGGCCCTGATGGTCGCGTGGTTGGCGGAGCAGTTGCAGGTCAGTTATTAGCTTCCAGCAAAATCCAAGTAAGATactatatgttttcttttaatctttACATTAGATATAAAATGTAGCGGTGAGTTCATGATTTCTACAACTCATTGGGGGAAACTTGTTTTTGTTATTTGTCACTTATTTCTCTAGGTCATAGTAGGGAGTTTCCTACCAAACACTCACAAATCACAAAAAAGGAGGCAGAATGTTGAATGCCCGATTGCTTCAAGTCATCAGAAAGACATGCCGCCTACAGCAGCAACACCAATTTCCCAAGCAAAGCCAGACGAAGAAATCAGCTTTACTCCAATGCCTACGTTAACTGAACAAACCCAaggagaggaggaagaggaagtaGAGATTAGAACAGACTTGACAGAAATGCATACATTACTTGAACCAAGACAACCAGGAGAAACAGAGAACAATAATAATCACAACGCAAGCACTAACCAAAATGGAAATTACTCTTCTTTTCCTGTTGTCAGTCAGCAGACTCAGCACATGTCTCGCTTCATGCCCGATCAAAAATTATCATCTGACACTCATGGGTACATATGAGGAGTATAGGGATACAAAGGTAGTCATGTGTTCGTTGTTTTCTCCTTGACTTTGTTTCTCTTTTAAGGTTCCTAACACTAATATCACTTCTCCAAGATTTCTGATTCTGTGAAAATTTGATTTTGAGTTGTGGACGAAATTGTTAGTTTTGTAACATTGCAGAATTGTTGTTAGATCAGTTGACAGTAAGATAAAATTTTCCTCAGATCATAGACGATCCATGTATTTCGACCATCAATGTTAGTAAACTACATAATGTGGGTAATTGTAACGTGTGACATAGCTAGCAAAATCGTTGAATGATCAGTAAAGCAGCAGCTTCTGGTGAACTGAAGCTACCCTGTGTGGCACTGTGGAAGGGAAAATAGGAGAATGGTCATTAGGTGGTCAGTTACAACTACCATGAACTGAAGCTGAAACTTGTCTATATCGATCCTAATTGACCATTCAAGACTTCAAGTCTTCTCCTTTTGTAGGCCGCTGAGCATCTAATGGTATTGAATTGTCATCCTTATCTACCCAGGAGCACAAACCAATCGGCCATCTCTAAAAACAAATGATACATCTCTAGGACCGCCAGTGATCTTTAGTTCAAAGAATTCTAAATATTGGGGGACATATATAACTCTCTTCTCtatttacagaaaaaaaaaaaaaaactcggatGTGAAAGATTACCACATTGTAAGCCTTGTTGCCAGCTGCCTCGGCCGCTGTTGGTTTTGAGAAGATGGGGTTAGCTACCGGAGGACACTACAATTTCCCACATTCTGGCTCGAATCTTCATATGGTTCAAAAAACCTTTTTGAAACGCATTCAGCTTACTCGGCTTGATCCAGGGAAAATCCAAATAGAGTTGCCATTATCATTACTCCACTTGCAGTCATACATATTCCAGATAATCATCATGTTTATCAAATTTAAAGTTTGACAAATACTGTAACCGGTGAGGGTTGCTTTTACATGTTGGCCCGGACGAATGACTGGGAAATGAGACTCCCTCTTAAAGAAAACTTGGTTCTCGTAGAGAAGATTTCGCTCACTCTCACTGAAAACTCGAATATCATGGGAGTTGTTTAGAAAGGAATTTCAAATGTTTTGAGCAATTCTTAATCCATCCACCGATTTGATGAGTCCATAACTAATCGTGAAATATTCATTTCTCAAGTGTTCTCTTTTGGCTCTCGAAGTATTTCAATTTACTCCAACATCTCATGGGCTTCGTTCAGTTTTCGTAAAAGCGATTGAATAAATACATGTTAGTACTAATTATTTCCTAAGTTAGTTGTGACTGTTTtgggaaaggggtttcctaaaacggatagaattcttggtggccaagtttgtaacctatataaataggtaattaggccttgtagaattgtattatgtagaaaacgattaagagatctgtgagagatttcttgtatagcttttaaggctaaagctagggtttcgttgtgagagcatattggtgaggaacaagagacaaaggttatcgtctcgggtaattgttgcggtgtaaccaagggtttgctgggattcacatgacgttgtaatcgtttttcttcatagtggatttgagttggtgcggctcaaaatggacgtagacaatatatacaagttgtatgtattggtcgaaccactataaatcttgtgtcttgtgagttgatttatctttctcgtattttcatagttgcttgtgcttggtttacttattattcatcatatatCTCAAGAttcgttattccgcggttgtcagtgattacaGAAGCAAATCCTAACAATTGGTGTCAGAGCGaggttagagctttagggttcATAGTACGATTGAAGTGGgagttatgttcatcttagtcccggtgagaagtctaagataggtgctcaagcaaagaagtgtatatttcttggttacggaaatgacgtttttgggtataaactttgggactacgagggttacaaagttattagaagtagaaacgtcacttttaatgagaatgagctgtacaaggacaagaataaaacacaagttgaagatgtcggaTCAAGCAATGTCGATAatgagttgtatatcgatattgatgatgtttctggaaaaagTATGGTACAAGAAGGGCACGGTGTTGCTGATTGCAGGGAAGTACAAGGTGAAGAGACTTCTACTGCAGTGGGAGTTACTCCTATAgttccacaagaagtacgaagatcatcaagaactccaaaaccaaaccaaaggtatgctttgaattatctattacttacggatggaggtgaacctgaagatattaaagaagcactagcggctgatgattcaagcaagtggcaacttgctatggaagatgagatgaattcacttgaggagaatgacacttgggtgttagtaaaattaccaagaggtaagaaagCGTTGCATAATAAGTGGATTTATCGGATAAAGTCTGAAGCAATGGAGATATTCGttacaaggcgaggttggttgtgaaaggtttccagcaaaaacctggtgttgattacaacgagatattttctccagttgtgaagatgactactattcgagtagtgttaagtctagtggcttctgaagatctctaccttgaacagttggatgtaaagacatcatttcttcatggtgacctagatgaagaaatttacatgaagcagccagaaggattcatagtaaaaggcaaggaagagatggtgtgcaagctaaagaagagtttatatggtttaaaacaagccctaAGACAGTGGTACCACTAGTGGAAAATAGAAGTTAAACCACTGTCAGGACATGAAGTAATATCACTAAAAACGACTATGTCCATCAGCTGCATTCTAGAAGTGGTTTTTCCCAAAATGACTGTGTCTGGCAAAAGTTGAATTCTTTAAAAAAACTACTTTCTTTAACATTAGATCGACAAAAACTGACAGAAACAATAGTTCTTTTAAtaatatttcataaaaaaaatgatattgattcagctgaatccaaagcattcaactgaatcaaaaactaaaaacgGGAATTAATTAATAACGATTTCGAAACTGAATTTAATAGCGACTTTAAACTCATTTTGTATGGAATAGTGAATTTATTGAATAGTGAATTCAATTTACAATTTCAACTATCTAAAATCTTCAACTGTGTCAAAGTTAAACTTGGATTTACTACTTCCTACTTTCCCTGAAGAATCAATAGATGCTGATATAGAACTTTTAGACGAAGACCTATTTCCCAAATCAGACCCAGAATGACCACCACCACTAGCGCCAGCTCTcccaccaccaggcggagaaTAGAAAGACCCATTATCAATTCCCCCCGCCGTCTCCTTCAAGACCCCAGTCAGTAGGTTGATGCGAAGCCTTAAGAATTTCATTTACTTTCTCACTGAACATGACTAAATTCTCCCAATCCCACTGCAAGGGAGTCTTTGTGTTCCACTCCATCACTGTTTCGAGTCCAGAACCACCTGCAACCATCCTTTGATTGAAAAAAATATGTATATAGTTAGTGGGGAGTAAAAATGGTTTCTCAATTAGGAGAAAAAATATGAATCTGATATCTGGACGATGTCTACCATGAGATAAACCCCAATATATTAAAAGAACGGTTAACTAGCTTCTCGTAAAAAAACAATCATAAATGTCGGATAAATGTGTACATTCATAACAATGGCACTACCTGTCGAATGTCCAAAGCAAAAATAAGAAATTCAGTGTGTTCAGGAAGAAGTTATCACTTACTGTAATTGATCTTCTGAGTAATATGAATGCCACTCTGTGGTCTTACTCCAATGTCTAGTCCTGTTAAGAGTAAAATGAGCAGTGTAGATGGCTGCAACAGCTAACAGAGATGGTGGTAACCTAAGCATGTCATGATCAACCAAGGATAGCTCGATCAAGAAAAAGGAGAGAAGCTCAAGCTGGTTCAAAATGCGGAAAATATGTTAGTATCCAAGCTATAAAAAGTTATAAAATACTATGGATCAACAGTTTAATCTGATGGAAGACTAACTATACAAACCTTCTTATCAGACTGAGCCGCTTTaaggaattttttcataaataCATATGAAGTTGGAACTGACATATTGAATTGCAATGTATTTACTATCGATTTCTCCTGCAAACATGTTTATGCAATGTTGGAATCACAATGTCGAAACTGGGTAAAACTAAGGATGCTAAACATGTTTCTGCAGTGTTAGAATCACAATGTCGAAACTGGGAAAAACTAAACACACTTGATAAGAGATATATTACTTAGAAGTGAAACATTTACCATAGCAAGAACTTCCTTCCTTGTATAAGCCTTATCAGAAATTAGAATAAGATCATCTACAACCTGTACTGAAACTTCCTCATACTTGCATGCTAAAAGCATGGTTGTAATTCCGAGCAACTGAGGTTTCTTTCGTTCCACAGTTTAGCGGGCTAAGAATCTGTCTATAATGTTAACCAGAAAGAATAATGTCTAATCCATGAGCTCAAATTTATAATGCACCTGTCAAGATTCAAACCAAGAAGGATGCTTAGCATATGTTTTGTTTACCCTTTCTAGGAGATAGAAAATCATGTCAAAATTTCGTATACCTCGATTAACCAATCAACTAGGATGACCCTTATCTTCTCATTGATGTCGGATTTCTGAACCATATAGTTGGGAGATACACAGCTAGAATTCTGCAAAACAGGCAAGGTTCGGTCAAGTTACCTCAGGCTTTACAAGTCTACCCTATCTTACTTTTGCGTTCTTACTTTTGGAGTTTTGGGGATTTCAGTAATAAAGAAAGTAAAGGTAAAGTACACTTTCAATTGGAACAGTTAGGCAAAGCATTTGAAGGTATTCAGATTGAAGAATGTCACTAAAGCAAGTAAGACTAGCACTTGATTCTCAAATGTGCACTTTGAGTAAATTGAGTATGTGCACTTTGAGTTAATGGAGTAGGAAAACCAGACAATGCTACACCAAAATTGAAACAAGTAAGAGTTGAAAACAGTGAGCCAAACCTCAGTTTTCTTGTAGTGAGCATATATATCATCGATATAATCTATAACTGCAAGTGTGTTCTTTGAGTCGTAACTATCAATATCCAGAATGAGTTCTTCAACAATATCCTCCATCTCAACTTCCTCTTCCTACAACATTACATTACAGAACTGTTAACACTGTTGccactacaagaaaataaggaacaaACCCTTAACACAAAACAAAAAGTCATCATACTATTAAGTCAATATCCTCGAAGATTTCGACTTCATCAAGAATTGCTTCAGTGTGCTTCACAAACATTGGATCAGAGAAGGAACTATCTGCTCTATATTTATCTACATCTATAATGACCTTATTTGATACTTTTTCAATCATAATCGATGATGAATTCTGTATTGGCTTCTTAGTTTCCTGCAAACATTTGAATAAACCTAAGGAAAACCAATCTATTTCGTATATCACATCTAAACAAAGAGATTACTGGGCAACATTTTGGTTCTAAGAAAAACGAATTACCACTTGACAAGGTTGGTTTTGGTTAGAAATTTGAGTAGAAATATTTCTTGTAATTGGTCTATGCACAACAACGGAAGGATTTTTGTCACAGATCCCATGATTTCTATACAAAATAATAATTTTCTGCTAACATCTTCTTAATGAAGGCTTTCTGTTATTTAACAGACAACAAAAAACACAAATCAATTATTACTTTTTCAAGAAATTTTCTTTAAATGAATCACAAGGAGCAAGATAAAATTCTCGTTTATTTTCAGCATTCATGTGAAACATACCAAAGCATTGACTGCAGCATCAAGGGACATGGACACCATCACTTCCACCATGtcctgatttaaaaaaaaaagtacatagtACATCAGAAATGACTAAATTATGACATGAAACCtcttcaaaactataaatctaaaGAAATTGAGTGCTCCCACGTGATTACCAGCATCTACTCCATCTATGTCCACAACGGGGCCAACTGATATTTGGATAACAAGACAACAGGGTGAGGTGTTATTCTCTAGTTCCAACAGGGATGCTGTCAAATAATTAATTGCGTTATCAGGCTAATGGACCACCTGCAGCACATCAAGAGAGGCATCTCCCTCAAATGAGCAGTATGCAAATTATAGTATATGCACCACACTTCCACCACCCAGCTGGTGAACAGGATGCAATCTTCAAACATAACAGAGAAATATGCCAACAAAGCTTCAGTCATACTGCATGAAGCGTGCGCTTTTAAAACCCCTGCATACTGCAATTTGGagcaatatttatattttgtccaTCATTCAGTCATGCAGAAAGCACCTGCTAACCCAACGGTACACCAGACAAacaacataataataataaaagcttTAAAAGCATCTACAGTTccacaaaatgagattttagtATTGTGATGACAAACACAGATGCAATTAACGTCCATCCTAATAAGAAATTATAAGGAAACTACATATAAAGAATTCCTAATATTATACACCCAAAAATCAAGCTAGCAAACTGAAATATGATTGTAAAGGCTTTGCTTACCCATGAAATGATCAAAAGCAAGGCGTTTTCGCCAATTTAAATGACTCATTAATGCTAATGCACACTTTATCATATTGATGTCCTGTATCAAGAATCCCATTACAcaaattttcaaaactataacaaaaaaTGCATCAAAAGCAAACTTTATACTTTTTTTGATTTGATACGAGACTCACAGTGGTGAATATGTCAACCACGAAACAATTGGAAAGCGGTGAACTAAGGATTGCGATAACTGATGCACCACATAAACCATTTTAATCAAAGATGTAACAACACAAATTCCCAGCACAAGGATCCTAATTTAGAAACATAAGAAAACCCATATTTTTCAAATGGTATAATATGCATAATATTTCATAAACTAGCTGAAGTAATGATCTTACGAAGCAAAACCACATATTAAATCCTATCTTTATCAAACATGAGCATGTTGTTAACCTTTTCATTTTGCTTTCATTAGATCCAGTTCTGTAGAAatcacataaaacaaaaacaaatcaataaaaAGTATAGTAAAagacctaaatccaacataaaaGAAGAACCAATTATAGATTTAATCATGAATTGATATTCTTCTTTTGTTTACCTCCATTAGTTTTAGTTGGAtttgaagatggtggtggagTTTTCTACTTCTTCAGTGCCTGAATACAAAGAGAATACACACCatcaataaaataaaactaagaaaaagaaacCAATGGATTAAAAGTATAAAAAAATGCACAAACTGATAACGAATCAGAAAAGAGAACCGAGATGAAATCAAGCTTTTTAGGTTTACTGAGatcgatttctttttcttctgaatTTCAATTTGGAGATGGATAAGTTAATCAATTGAACTGAAACGATAAATAAAGATGATACTTACCTTTCAATTCAGTTTGCTTAGATGAATCTTGGTGTTCAGTTGGTGTTGataatcatcatcacctcttTTTCACCGATTCAGAATAAATCCTCAAGATCTAATGTTGTTATGATAGAGACTAAGAGGACCAAAACCTAATACTAAAGTTTTGATACATAAAAAATGAAGCGAAACAGACAGAGATAAGTGATGGAAGAGGATAGATGCAGATGAGATGAAAGAGATAAGGTttgatttatttttctcttttcacaGAAAAATCCAGCCCTCACAGTAGTTCTTGAATCTCAGAATTTTTACAAAAATACCCCACTAAAGAACAACTGTGTGAGAAACAGGTtaagttttccatttttttccaAGAAAAACTACCGGGAGTCATGGAACCGTACATAACTACAGCCCAACAACAATAGTTTCTGTAAATCCGAGGAAGTGGTTAAaaacccattttccactagtgtacaAGAAGTTttataacttcatgcatagaggtggttactcacggtgtaatgcagatcattgttgttacttcaaaaggtgtGGTTCTGGCTACATCATACtattactgtatgtggatgatatgttggttgccggaacatctctacaagaagttgggaatttgaagaaacaattagcaagtgagtttgctatgaaagatcttggtgaagcaaagcagattcttggtatgaggatcataagagacagatctaagggtgtacttatgcttagtcggccagaatatattgaacgagtgttgaaaaggttcaatatggagaatgctaaaccagttagttctccacttggaagtcaaattcttctttcaagtatgcagtgtgcgaagacagaTGAAGAAACGGTGTACATGactaacgtaccatattcttcggccattgggagtctaatgtatgctatggtgtgcaGAGACCGGATActgcacatgcagtgggagtagtgagtagatatgcaagcaacccaggaaaaaaacattgggaagctgtgaagtggattctcaggtatttgagaggtaacacaaacgtaccattgtgttatggaaaggtggttctatcttgaggggttatgtggatgcagacttcgcaggtgatgtaaATAAAAGTCGAAGTACGACTGATTATGCTTAAACTATGGGGTCaactgcagtgagttggaactcatgtttacagaagttggtgacattgtctactacggaagcggagtacgtgGCAGTAACATAAGCGatcaaggagatgatttggttacgaggTTTGTTAGAAGAGTTGGGAAAGAACAACGATATAGTGTTATGTATAGTGGCAGTCAAAGTGCTATAATCTAGCCAAGAgctcagcctatcatgctaggacgaagcatatatATATTCGTTACCATTTCATTCgagatctcttagaagaaggagagttgaagctcgagaagattcttggttcgaagaatccggaggatatgtttaccaagggagttacatcagacaagctaaagctctgcaaggatttaattggtctctcagaatgaggatttgggaggggagccgcactgacaaagaagatgttttagcaccatcaatccaaagttgaagagtCGAAGATAATCAgtgagtcttcaaagtgggagattgttagttaattgaagactaattatttcCTAAGTTAGTCGTGACTGTTTtgggaaaggggtttcctaaaacggctagaattcttggtggccaagtttgtaacctgaataaataggtaattaggccttgtagaattgtattgtgtataaaaggattaagagatcggtgagagatttatTGAATAACTTTTAGggataaagctagggtttcgttgtcagagcatattggtgaggaacaagagacaaggttatcgtctcgggtaattggtgcggtgtaaccaagggtttgctgggatccacacgacgttgtaatcgtttttcttcatagtggatttgagttggtgcggctcaaagtggacgtagacaatatatacaagttgtatgtattggtcgaaccactataaatcttgtgtcttgtgagttgatttatctttctggtattttcatattttcattgttgcttgtgcttggtttacttattattcatcataatatctcaagatccgttattccgcgatTGTCAGTGATTCCATAAGCAAATCCTAACAATACAAACCAAAACTTAACCTAATCAAAATACAAACTTCAATGGTATTTGATTTGAACTAATCAAAATACCGAACTCCAATGGGTATTTGATATGAAGTTGGGTAGATTACAAAACTTGGTAAGTTCTGTTTGACGAATAAACTTAAAGTCGACCTATAGTTACAAATGGATAAGCAACGACGCACATATCGTCTCATATATAATGCCAGTTAAGGAGAAGGTTGTGCATGCTCATGCAAAAAAATCAAATGTTAAATGACCTTCACACCTTACTCAGTTGAGCTTTCCGCAATGTTTCCTAGATGACTTGACATGCATTATGGCGTGAATCCTAACCAAATGACAATACCACG encodes the following:
- the LOC113313978 gene encoding AT-hook motif nuclear-localized protein 1-like isoform X2, whose protein sequence is MKTDCTMSEEMMFEMDRSTTEEGDLEEEKAVEINSNNKRDRPLSENVQSISPVFSSASSDFKRRSRGRPKGSGNRQLLASLGEWVSNSAGGKFLPHVVTIDSGEDIAAKIISFSRKGPRAICILSANGAVSNVTIRQPGSYSGILSFEGSFEILSLTGSFTINSAGGVRSRTGGLSVSLAGPDGRVVGGAVAGHSREFPTKHSQITKKEAEC
- the LOC113313978 gene encoding AT-hook motif nuclear-localized protein 1-like isoform X1, whose translation is MKTDCTMSEEMMFEMDRSTTEEGDLEEEKAVEINSNNKRDRPLSENVQSISPVFSSASSDFKRRSRGRPKGSGNRQLLASLGEWVSNSAGGKFLPHVVTIDSGEDIAAKIISFSRKGPRAICILSANGAVSNVTIRQPGSYSGILSFEGSFEILSLTGSFTINSAGGVRSRTGGLSVSLAGPDGRVVGGAVAGQLLASSKIQVIVGSFLPNTHKSQKRRQNVECPIASSHQKDMPPTAATPISQAKPDEEISFTPMPTLTEQTQGEEEEEVEIRTDLTEMHTLLEPRQPGETENNNNHNASTNQNGNYSSFPVVSQQTQHMSRFMPDQKLSSDTHGYI